A window from Triticum aestivum cultivar Chinese Spring chromosome 6D, IWGSC CS RefSeq v2.1, whole genome shotgun sequence encodes these proteins:
- the LOC123144942 gene encoding O-glucosyltransferase rumi homolog isoform X2, with translation MLDRARATANFRLVVLRGRAYIERIAPAFQTRDLFTIWGILQLLRRYPGRVPDLDLMFDCVDWPVVHADEYQGDNATAMPPLFRYCGDNETLDVVFPDWSFWGWAEINIKPWDALQKDLNEGNKRVRWIDREPYAYWKGNPDVAAIRQELVKCNVSSKQEWNARIFKQDWIKESKAGYKKSNLASQCTHRYKIYIEGSAWSVSEKYILACDSMTLVIKPKYYDFFSRVLMPTQHYWPVRDDNKCGSIKYAVDWGNSHKKKAQQIGKKASKFIQQELSMDYIYDYMFHLLTEYAKLLRFKPTKPPEAVEVCPESLACQAIGREKKFMQDSMVKSANVAGPCNLPPPFSPEEYKKLQQRKEKSIKQVETLDQNASKLEERNASKPEDSNPGERNASKPEDSNPGERNASKPKDSNPEERNASKPEERNASKPEDSNPEERNASKPEERNASKPEDSNPEERNASKPEDSNPEERNASKPKE, from the exons ATGCTCGaccgcgcgcgcgccaccgccaaCTTCCGCCTCGTCGTGCTCCGCGGCCGCGCCTACATCGAGCGCATCGCGCCGGCCTTCCAGACGCGCGACCTCTTCACCATCTGGGGCATCCTCCAGCTGCTCCGCCGCTACCCTGGCCGCGTCCCCGACCTCGACCTCATGTTCGACTGCGTGGACTGGCCGGTTGTCCACGCCGACGAGTACCAGGGGGACAACGCCACCGCCATGCCGCCGCTTTTCCGCTACTGCGGCGACAACGAGACGCTCGACGTGGTCTTCCCGGACTGGTCCTTCTGGGGCTG GGCCGAGATAAACATAAAGCCGTGGGATGCACTGCAGAAGGATTTGAATGAAGGCAATAAGAGGGTGAGATGGATAGATAGAGAACCTTATGCTTACTGGAAAGGGAATCCAGATGTCGCAGCTATAAGGCAAGAGCTGGTTAAGTGTAATGTGTCCAGTAAACAAGAATGGAATGCACGGATTTTCAAACAG GATTGGATCAAAGAAAGCAAGGCAGGATACAAGAAATCAAATTTGGCCAGTCAATGCACCCATAG GTACAAGATCTACATTGAAGGATCAGCATGGTCAGTCAGTGAGAAGTATATCCTAGCTTGTGATTCGATGACGCTGGTGATTAAACCAAAATACTACGATTTCTTCTCAAGGGTGCTGATGCCCACTCAGCATTATTGGCCAGTTCGAGATGACAATAAGTGTGGCTCCATAAAGTATGCTGTTGACTGGGGAAATTCTCACAAGAAAAAG GCACAGCAAATAGGAAAGAAGGCAAGCAAGTTCATTCAACAAGAACTTAGTATGGACTATATATACGATTACATGTTTCACCTCTTAACTGAGTATGCTAAGCTCCTAAGATTCAAGCCAACCAAGCCACCTGAAGCTGTTGAGGTCTGTCCCGAATCTTTGGCCTGCCAAGCCATAGGTCGGGAGAAGAAGTTTATGCAAGACTCCATGGTGAAGTCTGCGAACGTTGCAGGCCCATGCAATCTGCCTCCTCCCTTCAGCCCTGAGGAATACAAAAAGCTACAACAGAGGAAAGAAAAGTCAATTAAACAGGTCGAAACGTTGGATCAAAATGCTTCAAAGCTCGAGGAGCGAAATGCTTCAAAACCTGAGGATAGCAATCCCGGGGAGCGAAATGCTTCAAAACCTGAGGATAGCAATCCCGGGGAGCGAAATGCTTCAAAACCTAAGGATAGCAATCCCGAGGAGCGAAATGCTTCAAAGCCCGAGGAGCGAAATGCTTCAAAACCTGAGGATAGCAATCCCGAGGAGCGAAATGCTTCAAAGCCCGAGGAACGAAATGCTTCAAAACCTGAGGATAGCAATCCCGAGGAGCGAAATGCTTCAAAACCCGAGGATAGCAATCCCGAGGAGCGAAATGCTTCAAAGCCCAAGGAGTGA
- the LOC123144942 gene encoding uncharacterized protein isoform X1, which yields MATAAADAAAAVPDARRWSKAGPSSPVTTAIFLFFFVVVVGVLVSARWITTTTHLAITNLDQWRTQPAILTATLTTSIPAIPAGPPPPRPTYSLSCSAPPLTRDPDIPSNISQTLSLALSSNATCASVPDPQPIPPAADADADANATCPTYFRFIHEDLHPWRAAGGITRAMLDRARATANFRLVVLRGRAYIERIAPAFQTRDLFTIWGILQLLRRYPGRVPDLDLMFDCVDWPVVHADEYQGDNATAMPPLFRYCGDNETLDVVFPDWSFWGWAEINIKPWDALQKDLNEGNKRVRWIDREPYAYWKGNPDVAAIRQELVKCNVSSKQEWNARIFKQDWIKESKAGYKKSNLASQCTHRYKIYIEGSAWSVSEKYILACDSMTLVIKPKYYDFFSRVLMPTQHYWPVRDDNKCGSIKYAVDWGNSHKKKAQQIGKKASKFIQQELSMDYIYDYMFHLLTEYAKLLRFKPTKPPEAVEVCPESLACQAIGREKKFMQDSMVKSANVAGPCNLPPPFSPEEYKKLQQRKEKSIKQVETLDQNASKLEERNASKPEDSNPGERNASKPEDSNPGERNASKPKDSNPEERNASKPEERNASKPEDSNPEERNASKPEERNASKPEDSNPEERNASKPEDSNPEERNASKPKE from the exons ATGGCCACGgctgccgccgacgccgccgccgccgtccctgacgCCCGGAGGTGGAGCAAGGCCGGTCCTTCGTCGCCGGTCACCaccgccatcttcctcttcttcttcgtcgtcgtggtcggcgtcctcgtctccgcccGTTGGATCACCACCACC ACTCATCTGGCAATCACCAATCTGGATCAGTGGCGCACACAGCCG GCAATCCTGACGGCCACGCTAACCACCTCCATCCCCGCCATCCcggccggcccgccgccgccgcgccccacctACTCCCTCTCCTGCTCGGCGCCGCCGCTCACCCGCGACCCCGACATCCCCAGCAACATCTCCCAGACCCTCTCCCTCGCGCTCTCCTCCAACGCCACCTGCGCCTCCGTCCCCGACCCCCAGCCGATCccccccgccgccgacgccgacgccgacgccaacGCCACCTGCCCCACCTACTTCCGCTTCATCCACGAGGACCTCCACCCATGGCGCGCGGCGGGGGGCATCACGCGCGCGATGCTCGaccgcgcgcgcgccaccgccaaCTTCCGCCTCGTCGTGCTCCGCGGCCGCGCCTACATCGAGCGCATCGCGCCGGCCTTCCAGACGCGCGACCTCTTCACCATCTGGGGCATCCTCCAGCTGCTCCGCCGCTACCCTGGCCGCGTCCCCGACCTCGACCTCATGTTCGACTGCGTGGACTGGCCGGTTGTCCACGCCGACGAGTACCAGGGGGACAACGCCACCGCCATGCCGCCGCTTTTCCGCTACTGCGGCGACAACGAGACGCTCGACGTGGTCTTCCCGGACTGGTCCTTCTGGGGCTG GGCCGAGATAAACATAAAGCCGTGGGATGCACTGCAGAAGGATTTGAATGAAGGCAATAAGAGGGTGAGATGGATAGATAGAGAACCTTATGCTTACTGGAAAGGGAATCCAGATGTCGCAGCTATAAGGCAAGAGCTGGTTAAGTGTAATGTGTCCAGTAAACAAGAATGGAATGCACGGATTTTCAAACAG GATTGGATCAAAGAAAGCAAGGCAGGATACAAGAAATCAAATTTGGCCAGTCAATGCACCCATAG GTACAAGATCTACATTGAAGGATCAGCATGGTCAGTCAGTGAGAAGTATATCCTAGCTTGTGATTCGATGACGCTGGTGATTAAACCAAAATACTACGATTTCTTCTCAAGGGTGCTGATGCCCACTCAGCATTATTGGCCAGTTCGAGATGACAATAAGTGTGGCTCCATAAAGTATGCTGTTGACTGGGGAAATTCTCACAAGAAAAAG GCACAGCAAATAGGAAAGAAGGCAAGCAAGTTCATTCAACAAGAACTTAGTATGGACTATATATACGATTACATGTTTCACCTCTTAACTGAGTATGCTAAGCTCCTAAGATTCAAGCCAACCAAGCCACCTGAAGCTGTTGAGGTCTGTCCCGAATCTTTGGCCTGCCAAGCCATAGGTCGGGAGAAGAAGTTTATGCAAGACTCCATGGTGAAGTCTGCGAACGTTGCAGGCCCATGCAATCTGCCTCCTCCCTTCAGCCCTGAGGAATACAAAAAGCTACAACAGAGGAAAGAAAAGTCAATTAAACAGGTCGAAACGTTGGATCAAAATGCTTCAAAGCTCGAGGAGCGAAATGCTTCAAAACCTGAGGATAGCAATCCCGGGGAGCGAAATGCTTCAAAACCTGAGGATAGCAATCCCGGGGAGCGAAATGCTTCAAAACCTAAGGATAGCAATCCCGAGGAGCGAAATGCTTCAAAGCCCGAGGAGCGAAATGCTTCAAAACCTGAGGATAGCAATCCCGAGGAGCGAAATGCTTCAAAGCCCGAGGAACGAAATGCTTCAAAACCTGAGGATAGCAATCCCGAGGAGCGAAATGCTTCAAAACCCGAGGATAGCAATCCCGAGGAGCGAAATGCTTCAAAGCCCAAGGAGTGA
- the LOC123144943 gene encoding vesicle-associated protein 1-2 — translation MSSESRELLGIDPNELRFAFELKKQISCSLHLTNRTDQYIAFKVKTTSPKKYCVRPNNGIVAPRSTFDVLVTMQAQREAPPDMQCRDKFLVQSAVVSQDISPKDINGDMFTKESGNVVDEVKLQVVYAPPSKPTSVNEGSDQESLGSWSYQETTRELAEPETIPSDPLALILKLMKEEKNFAVQENNKLREELRLLRREISRQNVGFSLLFVLVAAILGILLGFFMKR, via the exons ATGAGCTCCGAGTCCAGGGAGCTGCTCGGAATCGACCCCAACGAGCTCCGCTTCGCCT TCGAGCTAAAGAAGCAGATCTCGTGTTCACTGCATCTGACAAACAGGACAGACCAATACATCGCCTTCAAG GTTAAGACAACGAGCCCAAAGAAGTACTGTGTCCGGCCAAACAACGGCATTGTGGCGCCGCGATCCACATTTGATGTTCTCG TAACCATGCAAGCACAGCGGGAGGCGCCGCCGGATATGCAATGCAGGGACAAGTTCCTTGTGCAGAGTGCCGTGGTCAGCCAGGACATTTCACCAAAGGATATCAACGGAGACATG TTCACCAAAGAATCGGGCAATGTGGTGGACGAGGTGAAGCTGCAGGTTGTTTATGCTCCACCGTCGAAACCGACGTCCGTAAATGAGGGTTCTGATCAGGAAAGTCTGGGCAGTTGGAGTTATCAAGAG ACAACAAGAGAACTTGCAGAACCAGAAACAATACCGTCTGAC CCCTTGGCATTAATTTTGAAGTTGATGAAGGAGGAGAAGAATTTTGCTGTTCAAGAGAACAATAAGCTTCGAGAGGAACTG CGTCTCCTAAGACGGGAAATCAGCAGGCAGAACGTTGGTTTCTCGCTACTTTTCGTGCTCGTGGCGGCTATTCTAGGCATCCTACTAGGCTTCTTCATGAAGAGATGA